The Amblyomma americanum isolate KBUSLIRL-KWMA chromosome 3, ASM5285725v1, whole genome shotgun sequence genome window below encodes:
- the LOC144123561 gene encoding uncharacterized protein LOC144123561: MFVCYTCFQHHDNMSRGLFNEVLIIEVSKRPLLWDVKDNNFRNKSTKESLWEEVRDAIRAIDDTVTVEEIIARWKNLKDTYRRKTDDEKDGKKSGSGATAKTAWPHLKQMEFLRDSMETRRSFCNLDAVSHVQVASAAAETSHASCSPASPGSKEVEASPNEFECMYSVPGLPDEPGPSYMAATSPEVLPDRGNKRQKTRRQEVEAADRDIQAVRSAIAAHRPMVTPHVRT; the protein is encoded by the exons ATGTTTGTTTGCTACACGTGCTTCCAACACCATGACAACATGTCGCGTGGACTGTTCAATGAGGTGCTGATCATCGAAGTATCCAAGCGCCCACTTCTATGGGATGTTAAAGATAACAACTTCCGCAATAAGTCGACCAAGGAGTCCCTTTGGGAAGAAGTGAGGGACGCAATTCGAGCAATTGACGACACCG TAACAGTTGAGGAGATTAttgctcggtggaaaaatctaaaAGATACGTACAGGCGAAAAACTGATGACGAAAAAGATGGGAAGAAGAGTGGGTCAGGAGCCACTGCAAAGACGGCCTGGCCACATTTAAAGCAGATGGAGTTCCTGAGGGACTCCATGGAAACGAGACG GAGCTTCTGCAACCTCGACGCAGTGAGCCACGTGCAGgtggccagcgcagcagccgagacgagccacgccagctgcagcccagCATCGCCAGGCTCGAAAGAAGTAGAAGCATCGCCAAATGAATTTGAATGCATGTATAGTGTCCCAGGCCTTCCTGATGAACCAGGACCATCCTATATGGCAGCAACTTCACCAGAGGTTCTCCCAGATAGGGGAAACAAGCGACAGAAGACAAGGCGgcaggaagtggaggctgctgacaGGGACATTCAGGCCGTGCGAAGTGCAATTGCAGCGCACAGGCCAATGGTTACACCGCACGTACGGACTTAA